The following are from one region of the Pseudohongiella spirulinae genome:
- the msrB gene encoding peptide-methionine (R)-S-oxide reductase MsrB: MSQKVSENRDALKQSLDEETYRIVCDCGTEPAFTGKYWDCKTPGVYHCVVCQQALFDSDTKYDSGSGWPSYFQPVTESAVKEQQDISLGMVRTEILCGNCEAHLGHVFPDGPPPTGLRYCINSAALNLQAR; this comes from the coding sequence ATGAGTCAGAAAGTGTCGGAGAATAGAGACGCACTCAAGCAATCGTTGGACGAGGAAACTTACCGCATTGTCTGCGACTGTGGAACCGAGCCGGCCTTTACCGGTAAGTATTGGGATTGCAAAACGCCAGGTGTCTATCATTGTGTTGTTTGTCAGCAGGCTTTATTTGACTCGGATACCAAATATGATTCTGGCTCGGGCTGGCCCAGTTATTTTCAGCCTGTTACCGAGTCTGCGGTCAAAGAACAGCAGGATATCAGCCTTGGTATGGTCAGGACTGAAATCCTGTGCGGCAACTGTGAGGCGCATTTGGGGCATGTATTCCCCGATGGGCCGCCGCCTACAGGTCTTCGATACTGCATAAATTCAGCTGCATTGAACCTGCAGGCTCGTTGA
- a CDS encoding transporter: MIRFVFGLVIAPWVSTVAYAAESDESSLSHTTSAGIYYSRGTYGEQQATRIRYSPVSHEVSSGPWRAKATLSRVEIAGPGNVLVNVGNIGRAGEGAGSESGAGDVLLNLTYEVPTISNRLPFFDIGVEIKIPTADENRGLGTGKVDSSMQLDFFQTVGNITLFGTAAWKYRQSSEFFPQLRNSWLLSAGASIPLTDSTQVGFFYDYQQAVSDFSGATREWVPYVNWRLSDRWSLMLYAVKGFTDDSADRAAGMQLGLRW, from the coding sequence ATGATTCGCTTTGTCTTTGGCCTGGTCATTGCGCCCTGGGTGTCAACGGTGGCTTATGCCGCGGAGTCAGACGAATCCAGCTTGTCTCATACCACTTCGGCTGGCATCTATTACAGTCGCGGCACTTATGGTGAACAACAAGCCACACGAATTCGTTATTCGCCGGTATCACATGAAGTTTCGTCAGGTCCGTGGCGTGCGAAAGCGACACTGTCCCGGGTGGAGATAGCCGGCCCAGGGAATGTACTGGTTAACGTGGGCAATATCGGTCGCGCCGGGGAAGGGGCAGGATCAGAGTCCGGCGCTGGCGATGTGCTGCTGAATCTGACTTACGAAGTGCCGACGATCTCGAATCGACTGCCTTTTTTCGATATCGGTGTTGAAATCAAAATTCCGACGGCCGATGAGAACAGGGGGCTGGGTACGGGCAAAGTGGATAGCAGCATGCAGCTGGATTTCTTTCAGACGGTTGGCAATATTACTTTGTTTGGCACCGCAGCATGGAAGTACAGGCAGTCATCGGAATTTTTCCCGCAACTTCGCAATTCCTGGCTGCTGTCGGCAGGTGCCTCGATACCGCTGACTGACTCTACTCAGGTCGGTTTTTTTTATGACTACCAGCAGGCCGTATCTGATTTTAGTGGTGCAACCCGGGAGTGGGTGCCGTATGTGAACTGGAGATTGAGTGATCGTTGGAGCCTGATGTTGTATGCGGTCAAAGGTTTTACCGACGACAGCGCAGACCGGGCAGCAGGTATGCAGCTCGGATTGCGCTGGTAA
- a CDS encoding DUF6502 family protein: MYTETMDKQTIDQSKEQTMGQPPPRLLAAIVKVLRPLVRLMLSFQITYPMLINVLKRLYVEVAEQEFSVHGKRQSDSRITMLTGVHRKDVKRLREEKQPLTSVPANISVGAQLIAIWTGSDRYCDAGGHPVALPMTSGDNTPSFEELVERVCRKDIRPRVILDEWLRLGVAQVNTDDRISLNTGAFTPEKGFDEKAFFFGKSLHDHISAGTHNLLGKQPPFFDRTVYYDQLSAESVEEISDLARQLGMEALLKVNHRALTLQQRDQGDNANYRMNFGIFHYNDLHDQKVGDGDHA; encoded by the coding sequence ATGTATACTGAAACCATGGACAAGCAAACCATCGACCAGAGTAAAGAGCAGACAATGGGTCAGCCACCACCCAGGCTGCTTGCTGCCATCGTTAAGGTTTTGAGACCACTGGTTCGACTAATGCTATCCTTTCAGATCACCTACCCCATGTTGATCAACGTATTAAAGCGGCTTTATGTAGAAGTCGCTGAGCAGGAATTCTCTGTCCACGGCAAACGACAGTCTGACAGCCGAATCACCATGCTCACCGGAGTGCACCGAAAAGACGTCAAACGTCTTAGGGAAGAAAAGCAACCTCTGACATCTGTTCCGGCAAACATATCCGTAGGTGCCCAACTGATCGCAATCTGGACAGGATCCGACAGATACTGCGACGCAGGCGGACATCCAGTCGCATTACCAATGACTTCAGGAGACAATACACCATCCTTCGAAGAGTTGGTGGAACGCGTTTGTCGAAAGGATATACGGCCACGAGTCATTCTTGACGAATGGTTGCGTCTGGGGGTCGCTCAGGTTAATACCGACGACCGCATCAGCCTCAACACCGGTGCTTTCACGCCAGAAAAAGGATTTGATGAAAAAGCCTTCTTTTTTGGCAAATCCCTGCACGATCATATCAGTGCTGGCACGCACAACCTGCTGGGGAAACAGCCCCCGTTCTTTGACCGGACTGTTTATTATGATCAACTGAGCGCCGAATCCGTTGAAGAAATCTCAGATCTCGCCCGTCAGCTCGGCATGGAGGCCCTGCTCAAGGTCAACCACCGCGCCCTGACTCTGCAGCAGCGCGACCAGGGCGATAATGCAAATTATCGTATGAATTTCGGCATATTCCATTACAATGATCTGCACGACCAGAAGGTCGGGGACGGAGATCATGCCTAA